In a single window of the Streptomyces sp. HUAS ZL42 genome:
- a CDS encoding Crp/Fnr family transcriptional regulator: MDDVLRRNPLFAALDDEQAAELRASMSEVTLARGDSLFHEGDPGDRLYVVTEGKVKLHRTSPDGRENMLAVVGPGELIGELSLFDPGPRTATATALTEVKLLGLGHGDLQPWLNARPEVAAALLRAVARRLRKTNDAMSDLVFSDVPGRVARALLDLSRRFGVQSEEGIHVVHDLTQEELAQLVGASRETVNKALADFAQRGWLRLEARAVILLDVERLAKRSR; this comes from the coding sequence CGCCTCCATGAGTGAGGTGACCCTCGCACGCGGCGACTCCCTTTTCCACGAGGGCGACCCGGGCGACCGGCTTTACGTCGTCACCGAGGGCAAGGTCAAGCTCCACCGCACATCCCCCGACGGCCGCGAGAACATGCTGGCCGTGGTGGGTCCCGGTGAGCTCATCGGCGAGCTGTCGCTCTTCGACCCGGGCCCGCGCACGGCGACGGCGACCGCGCTGACCGAGGTCAAGCTGCTGGGGCTCGGGCACGGCGATCTGCAGCCCTGGCTGAACGCGCGTCCCGAGGTGGCCGCCGCGCTTCTGCGCGCCGTCGCCCGGCGCCTGCGCAAGACCAACGACGCGATGTCCGACCTCGTCTTCTCGGACGTGCCGGGGCGTGTGGCTCGTGCCCTGCTGGACCTCTCCCGCCGCTTCGGCGTGCAGTCGGAGGAGGGCATCCACGTCGTCCACGATCTGACGCAGGAGGAGTTGGCGCAGCTGGTGGGCGCGTCGCGCGAGACGGTCAACAAGGCGCTGGCGGACTTCGCGCAGCGAGGGTGGCTGCGGCTGGAGGCTCGGGCCGTGATCCTGCTGGACGTGGAGCGGCTCGCGAAGCGGTCGCGCTAG
- a CDS encoding nucleotidyltransferase domain-containing protein, whose product MTETVPRPGLDAQGCIEREGALSRIPHDFRPVVAVACDRLPVVFGVRLHSAYLYGSIPRGTARVGRSDLDLLVALRDEPEDADREGARALGEALNKDFPQIDGVGTLLFSRARLLSEEERYDLGWFVACLCTPLLGEDLAEHLPRYRPDSLLSRETNGDLARLLPRWRERIAGADDTDEARRPLVRFMSRHLVRTGFTLVMPRWNGWTSDLTEMAEAFGTYYPQRAKQMRAAAVLGYEPTGDENVLRSYVHDLGPWLAAEYARVHGVKARPPD is encoded by the coding sequence ATGACCGAAACCGTTCCTCGCCCGGGGCTCGACGCTCAGGGGTGCATCGAGCGCGAGGGGGCCCTCTCGCGCATCCCCCACGACTTCCGTCCCGTCGTCGCCGTCGCGTGCGACCGGCTGCCGGTCGTGTTCGGGGTGCGGCTGCACAGCGCGTACCTCTACGGGTCGATTCCACGCGGCACCGCGCGCGTGGGGCGCAGTGATCTGGATCTGCTGGTCGCGTTGCGGGACGAGCCCGAAGACGCGGACAGGGAGGGGGCTCGGGCGCTCGGTGAAGCGCTGAACAAGGACTTTCCGCAGATCGACGGGGTCGGGACACTGCTGTTCAGCCGGGCGCGGCTGCTGAGCGAGGAGGAGCGGTACGACCTCGGGTGGTTCGTCGCCTGCCTGTGCACACCGCTGCTCGGCGAGGACCTCGCCGAGCATCTGCCGCGCTACCGGCCCGACTCCCTGCTCTCCCGGGAGACCAACGGGGACCTCGCCCGGCTCCTCCCCCGCTGGCGGGAGCGGATCGCCGGGGCCGACGACACGGACGAGGCCCGGCGGCCCCTCGTGCGGTTCATGTCCCGGCATCTCGTCCGCACCGGCTTCACACTGGTCATGCCCCGCTGGAACGGCTGGACCAGTGATCTCACGGAGATGGCCGAGGCCTTCGGCACGTACTACCCGCAGCGCGCGAAGCAGATGCGGGCGGCGGCAGTCCTCGGGTACGAGCCGACGGGCGACGAGAACGTCCTGCGGTCGTACGTCCACGATCTCGGGCCCTGGCTCGCCGCGGAGTACGCGCGCGTGCACGGCGTGAAGGCCCGCCCACCCGACTAG
- a CDS encoding MBL fold metallo-hydrolase yields the protein MTDAAALPGQPRGGVLSGPATSRAVNVLAPNASAMTLDGTNTWILSEPGSDQAVVVDPGPLDEGHLRTVVDTAEKAGIRVALTLLTHGHPDHAEGAARFAELTGTKVRALDPALRLGDEGLAAGDVITVGGLELRVVPTPGHTADSLCFHLPADRAVLTGDTVLGRGTTVVAHPDGRLGDYLDSLRRLRSLTVDDGVDTVLPGHGPVLEDAQGAVEFYLAHRAHRLAQVETAVEDGFRTPAEVVAHVYCDVDRSLWPAAELSVRAQLEYLEEHGLI from the coding sequence ATGACGGACGCAGCAGCCCTTCCCGGCCAGCCACGGGGCGGCGTCCTCTCCGGCCCGGCCACCTCCCGCGCGGTCAACGTCCTCGCGCCCAACGCCTCCGCGATGACCCTGGACGGCACGAACACCTGGATCCTCTCGGAGCCCGGCTCCGACCAGGCCGTCGTCGTCGATCCGGGCCCGCTGGACGAGGGTCACCTGCGCACCGTCGTGGACACCGCTGAGAAGGCCGGCATACGCGTCGCCCTGACCCTGCTGACCCACGGCCACCCCGACCACGCCGAGGGCGCCGCCCGCTTCGCCGAGCTGACCGGCACGAAGGTGCGGGCCCTGGACCCGGCGCTGCGCCTCGGCGACGAGGGCCTGGCGGCCGGGGACGTGATCACCGTCGGCGGCCTGGAGCTGAGGGTCGTACCGACCCCCGGGCACACCGCGGACTCCCTCTGCTTCCACCTCCCGGCCGATCGTGCCGTCCTGACCGGTGACACCGTCCTGGGCCGCGGTACGACGGTCGTGGCGCACCCGGACGGCCGCCTGGGCGACTATCTGGACTCCCTGCGGCGGCTCAGGTCGCTGACGGTCGACGACGGCGTCGACACGGTCCTCCCCGGCCACGGCCCGGTCCTGGAGGACGCGCAGGGCGCCGTCGAGTTCTACCTGGCCCACCGCGCCCACCGCCTCGCCCAGGTCGAGACGGCCGTCGAGGACGGCTTCCGCACCCCCGCCGAGGTCGTCGCCCACGTGTATTGCGATGTCGACCGCTCCCTGTGGCCCGCGGCCGAACTGTCCGTCCGGGCGCAGCTGGAGTACCTGGAGGAACACGGCCTGATCTAG
- a CDS encoding NUDIX hydrolase — MANGQWYPPEWPERIRALAEGTLTPVTPKRAATVMLLKDTGTGPAVHMLRRRASMAFAGGAYAYPGGGVDPRDDHHVRWAGPTRAWWAARLGVDESAAQAIVCAAVRETYEEAGVLLAGPTPDTVVGDITGEEWEADREAIVARDFSFAEFLDRRGLVLRSDLLGAWTRWITPEFEPRRYDTWFFVAALPEGQRTRNASTEADRTVWIRPEDAAAGYDKGELMMMPPTIATLRQLTAYGTAAGALAAAPDRDLSPVLAQARLEDGEIVLSWPGHDEFTKHIPTDLPTGGAPA; from the coding sequence ATGGCGAATGGGCAGTGGTACCCCCCGGAGTGGCCGGAACGCATCCGCGCGCTCGCGGAAGGCACCCTCACGCCGGTGACCCCCAAGCGAGCGGCCACCGTGATGCTGCTGAAGGACACCGGCACCGGCCCCGCCGTACACATGCTGCGCAGACGCGCCTCCATGGCCTTCGCCGGAGGCGCGTACGCGTACCCGGGCGGCGGTGTGGACCCCCGCGACGACCACCACGTCCGCTGGGCGGGCCCCACGCGCGCGTGGTGGGCCGCACGGCTCGGTGTCGACGAGTCGGCGGCCCAGGCGATCGTCTGCGCGGCCGTACGGGAGACGTACGAGGAGGCAGGCGTTCTCCTGGCGGGGCCGACCCCCGACACCGTCGTCGGCGACATCACGGGTGAGGAGTGGGAGGCCGACCGCGAGGCCATCGTCGCCCGCGACTTCTCCTTCGCCGAGTTCCTCGACCGCCGCGGCCTGGTCCTGCGCTCGGACCTGCTGGGCGCCTGGACGCGCTGGATCACCCCGGAGTTCGAGCCCCGCCGCTACGACACCTGGTTCTTCGTGGCCGCCCTCCCCGAGGGCCAGCGCACGCGCAACGCCTCCACGGAGGCCGACCGTACGGTGTGGATCCGCCCGGAGGACGCCGCGGCCGGGTACGACAAGGGCGAACTGATGATGATGCCGCCCACCATCGCGACACTGCGCCAGCTGACGGCGTACGGCACGGCCGCCGGGGCGCTCGCCGCCGCACCCGACCGCGATCTGAGCCCCGTCCTGGCGCAGGCCCGTCTCGAGGACGGCGAGATCGTGCTGTCGTGGCCGGGCCACGACGAGTTCACGAAGCACATCCCGACCGACCTCCCGACCGGTGGAGCTCCCGCATGA
- a CDS encoding RidA family protein: MSAVEARLAELGLTLPSVVPPLAAYQPAVQSGVYVYTSGQLPMVDGKLPVTGKVGAEVTPEEAKDLARTCALNALAAVKSVAGDLDRIARVVKVVGFVASATDFTGQPGVVNGASELLGEVLGEKGVHARSAVGVAVLPLDAPVEVEVQVELTGE; encoded by the coding sequence GTGAGCGCGGTCGAGGCGCGCCTTGCCGAACTGGGCCTGACGCTGCCGTCCGTCGTGCCGCCGCTGGCCGCGTACCAGCCGGCCGTGCAGTCGGGTGTGTACGTCTACACCTCCGGCCAGCTGCCGATGGTGGACGGCAAGCTTCCGGTGACCGGCAAGGTGGGCGCGGAGGTCACGCCGGAGGAGGCCAAGGACCTGGCCCGCACGTGCGCGTTGAACGCGCTCGCCGCGGTCAAGTCGGTGGCCGGTGATCTGGACCGCATCGCGCGCGTGGTGAAGGTCGTGGGTTTCGTGGCCTCGGCCACGGACTTCACGGGCCAGCCGGGCGTCGTGAACGGCGCGAGCGAGCTCCTCGGCGAGGTCCTCGGCGAGAAGGGCGTGCACGCACGGAGCGCGGTGGGGGTCGCCGTACTGCCGCTGGACGCGCCGGTGGAGGTCGAGGTGCAGGTGGAGCTGACGGGGGAGTAG
- a CDS encoding DUF4177 domain-containing protein has product MTKWEYATVPLLVHATKQILDTWGEDGWELVQVVPGPNNPEQLVAYLKREKQA; this is encoded by the coding sequence ATGACCAAGTGGGAATACGCAACCGTGCCGCTGCTCGTCCATGCCACGAAGCAGATTCTGGACACCTGGGGCGAGGACGGCTGGGAGCTCGTCCAGGTCGTGCCCGGGCCGAACAACCCCGAGCAGCTGGTGGCCTACCTGAAGCGCGAGAAGCAGGCGTGA
- a CDS encoding ArsA family ATPase, protein MSRLQVVSGKGGTGKTTVAAALALALATEGKRTLLVEVEGRQGIAQLFETEALPYEERKIAVAPGGGEVFALAIDPELALLDYLQMFYKLGGAGRALKKLGAIDFATTIAPGLRDVLLTGKACEAVRRKDRSGRFVYDYIVMDAPPTGRVTRFLNVNDEVAGLAKIGPIHNQAQAVMRVLKSAETAVHLVTLLEEMPVQETADGIAELRAARLPVGRIIVNMVRPEVLNAAELELVRSTPRAAVAQSLSAAGLGGARRGGHAERLVDPLLGQAEEYAERYLLEHEQRAVLGELGLPLHELPLLAEGMDLAGLYELATELRKQGMS, encoded by the coding sequence GTGAGCAGGCTCCAGGTCGTCAGCGGCAAGGGCGGGACCGGAAAGACGACGGTCGCCGCGGCACTAGCGCTCGCCCTCGCGACAGAGGGGAAGCGGACGCTTCTCGTCGAGGTCGAGGGCAGGCAGGGCATCGCACAACTCTTCGAAACGGAGGCGCTGCCCTATGAGGAACGGAAGATCGCCGTCGCTCCGGGTGGCGGCGAGGTCTTCGCCCTCGCCATAGATCCCGAACTGGCCCTTCTGGACTACCTCCAGATGTTCTACAAACTGGGGGGAGCCGGTCGGGCCCTGAAGAAACTCGGTGCGATCGACTTCGCCACCACCATCGCGCCCGGGTTGAGAGACGTACTCCTCACCGGCAAGGCGTGCGAGGCGGTACGGCGCAAGGACAGGTCCGGCCGGTTCGTCTACGACTACATCGTCATGGACGCGCCACCCACCGGTCGCGTCACGCGCTTCCTCAACGTCAACGACGAGGTCGCGGGACTCGCCAAGATCGGACCGATACACAATCAGGCGCAGGCGGTCATGCGAGTGCTCAAGTCGGCCGAGACGGCCGTGCACCTGGTGACCCTCCTCGAGGAGATGCCCGTCCAGGAGACCGCGGACGGCATCGCCGAGCTGCGGGCGGCGCGGCTGCCGGTGGGGCGGATCATCGTGAACATGGTCCGGCCCGAGGTGTTGAACGCGGCCGAGCTGGAACTCGTACGCAGCACACCGCGCGCTGCCGTCGCGCAGTCCCTGTCGGCCGCGGGGCTCGGCGGGGCGCGGCGTGGCGGGCACGCCGAGCGGCTGGTGGACCCGCTCCTCGGGCAGGCCGAGGAGTACGCCGAGCGGTACTTGCTGGAGCACGAACAGCGCGCCGTCCTGGGCGAGCTGGGCCTGCCGTTGCACGAACTGCCACTGCTCGCCGAGGGCATGGACCTGGCGGGTCTGTACGAACTGGCCACCGAGCTGCGGAAGCAGGGGATGTCATGA
- a CDS encoding ArsA family ATPase has translation MSPDAAPSQGHSHAHHRLSPSRVLGLDPLLDDPATRIIVCCGSGGVGKTTTAAALGLRAAERGRKVVVLTIDPARRLAQSMGIDSLDNTPRRVKGVEGDGELHAMMLDMKRTFDEIVEAHADPERAATILNNPFYQSLSAGFAGTQEYMAMEKLGQLRARDEWDLIVVDTPPSRSALDFLDAPKRLGSFLDGRLIRLLTAPAKLGGRAGMAFLNVGMSMMTGTLGKLLGGQLLKDVQTFVAAMDTTFGGFRTRADATYKLLQAPGTAFLVVAAPERDALREAAYFVERLAAEDMPLAGLVLNRVHGSGAAQLSAERALAAAESLDLVDPGSAENLAESRIVDQEDGKAGFRNSPDTYGSSESPASGSGSPTSADRTVDDITAGLLRLHAERMQLLSREQRTRDRFTALHPEVAVAEVAALPGDVHDLAGLRDIGNRLAANRPELPETSDT, from the coding sequence ATGAGTCCGGACGCGGCCCCGTCCCAGGGTCACTCCCACGCCCACCACCGACTCTCCCCCTCACGCGTGCTCGGCCTGGATCCCCTGCTCGACGATCCGGCGACCCGCATCATCGTGTGCTGCGGCTCCGGAGGGGTCGGCAAGACGACGACCGCCGCCGCACTCGGCCTGCGAGCGGCCGAGCGCGGCCGCAAGGTCGTCGTCCTCACCATCGACCCGGCCCGCCGGCTGGCGCAGTCCATGGGCATCGACTCGCTCGACAACACTCCGCGCCGGGTGAAGGGCGTCGAGGGGGACGGCGAACTGCACGCCATGATGCTCGACATGAAGCGCACCTTCGACGAGATCGTCGAGGCGCACGCGGACCCCGAGCGGGCTGCCACGATCCTGAACAACCCCTTCTACCAGTCGCTTTCGGCGGGCTTCGCGGGCACGCAGGAGTACATGGCGATGGAGAAGCTGGGCCAGCTGCGGGCCAGGGACGAGTGGGACCTCATCGTCGTCGACACACCGCCGTCCCGCTCGGCGCTCGACTTCCTGGACGCGCCGAAGCGGCTGGGGTCCTTCCTGGACGGACGGTTGATCCGGCTGCTGACCGCCCCGGCGAAGCTGGGCGGGCGCGCGGGCATGGCGTTCCTGAACGTCGGGATGTCGATGATGACCGGCACCCTGGGCAAGCTGCTGGGCGGTCAACTGCTCAAGGACGTCCAGACGTTCGTGGCCGCGATGGACACCACCTTCGGCGGGTTCCGGACGCGTGCGGACGCGACGTACAAACTGCTGCAGGCGCCCGGGACGGCGTTCCTGGTGGTGGCGGCGCCGGAGCGGGACGCGCTGCGGGAGGCCGCGTACTTCGTGGAACGGCTGGCCGCCGAGGACATGCCGCTGGCCGGACTCGTGCTCAACCGGGTGCATGGCAGTGGCGCCGCCCAGCTGTCTGCCGAGCGGGCGCTCGCCGCCGCGGAAAGTCTTGACCTCGTCGATCCCGGTTCTGCGGAAAATCTTGCGGAGTCCCGCATTGTGGATCAGGAGGACGGGAAAGCTGGATTTCGTAACTCTCCCGACACGTACGGCAGTTCAGAATCTCCCGCATCCGGGTCCGGCTCCCCCACCAGCGCGGACCGGACCGTGGACGACATCACGGCAGGCCTGTTGAGGCTGCACGCCGAGCGTATGCAGCTGCTCTCCCGCGAGCAGCGCACGCGTGACCGCTTCACCGCGCTCCACCCCGAGGTGGCGGTGGCCGAAGTGGCCGCGCTGCCCGGCGATGTGCACGACCTCGCGGGGCTGCGGGACATCGGAAACCGGCTCGCGGCCAACCGGCCGGAGCTGCCTGAGACTTCCGACACCTGA
- the wblA gene encoding transcriptional regulator WblA has translation MGWVVDWSAQAACRTTDPDELFVQGAAQNRAKAVCTGCPVRTECLADALDNRVEFGVWGGMTERERRALLRRRPTVTSWRRLLETARTEYERGVGIVPLDDDEVYENYAAVS, from the coding sequence ATGGGCTGGGTAGTCGACTGGAGTGCGCAGGCGGCCTGCCGCACTACCGATCCGGATGAACTGTTCGTTCAGGGAGCAGCGCAGAACAGGGCCAAGGCGGTGTGCACCGGATGCCCGGTACGCACCGAATGCCTGGCCGACGCGCTGGACAACCGCGTCGAGTTCGGCGTGTGGGGAGGCATGACGGAGCGGGAGCGCCGCGCACTGTTGCGCAGGCGGCCCACTGTGACCTCCTGGCGTCGGCTGCTCGAGACCGCGCGCACGGAGTACGAGCGCGGGGTGGGTATCGTGCCCCTCGACGACGACGAGGTGTACGAGAACTACGCGGCGGTGAGCTGA